One Mustela nigripes isolate SB6536 chromosome 5, MUSNIG.SB6536, whole genome shotgun sequence DNA segment encodes these proteins:
- the HTR1E gene encoding 5-hydroxytryptamine receptor 1E, with translation MNITNCTAEASVAVRPKTITEKMLISMTLVIITTLTMLLNLAVIMAICTTKKLHQPANYLICSLAVTDLLVAVLVMPLSIMYIVMDSWKLGYFICEVWLSVDMTCCTCSILHLCVIALDRYWAITNAIEYARKRTAKRAVLMILTVWTISIFISMPPLFWRSHRQLSPPPSECTIQHDHVIYTIYSTLGAFYIPLTLILILYYRIYHAAKSLYQKRGSSRHLSNRSTDSQNSFASCKLTQTFCVSDFSTSDPTTEFEKIHNSIRIPSFDNDLDHPGERQQISSTRERKAARILGLILGAFILSWLPFFIKELIVGLSIYTVSSEVADFLTWLGYVNSLINPLLYTSFNEDFKLAFKKLIKCREHV, from the coding sequence ATGAATATCACTAACTGTACCGCAGAAGCCAGTGTGGCTGTGAGACCCAAGACCATcactgaaaagatgctcatctcCATGACTCTGGTGATCATCACCACCCTGACCATGTTACTGAACTTGGCGGTGATCATGGCCATCTGTACCACCAAGAAGCTCCACCAGCCTGCCAACTACCTGATCTGTTCCCTGGCTGTGACGGATCTCCTGGTGGCAGTACTCGTCATGCCACTGAGCATCATGTACATTGTCATGGACAGCTGGAAACTAGGATACTTCATCTGTGAGGTGTGGCTGAGTGTGGACATGACCTGCTGCACCTGCTCCATCCTCCATCTCTGTGTGATTGCCCTAGACAGGTACTGGGCCATCACCAATGCTATTGAATATGCCAGGAAGAGGACCGCCAAGAGGGCTGTGCTGATGATCCTCACCGTCTGGACCATCTCCATCTTCATCTCCATGCCCCCCCTCTTCTGGAGAAGCCACCGCCAACTCAGCCCACCTCCTAGTGAGTGTACCATCCAGCATGACCATGTCATCTACACCATTTATTCCACGCTTGGAGCATTTTATATCCCCTTGACTTTGATACTTATTCTGTATTACCGGATCTACCATGCAGCCAAGAGCCTTTACCAGAAAAGAGGATCAAGCCGGCACTTAAGCAACAGAAGCACAGATAGCCAAAATTCTTTTGCGAGTTGTAAACTTACACAGACTTTCTGTGTGTCTGATTTCTCCACCTCAGACCCTACCACCGAGTTTGAAAAGATCCACAACTCTATCAGGATCCCTTCCTTCGATAATGATCTAGATCACCCAGGAGAACGTCAGCAGATCTCTAGTACCAGGGAACGCAAGGCAGCACGCATCCTAGGACTGATTTTGGGAGCATTCATTTTGTCGTGGCTTCCATTTTTCATCAAAGAATTAATTGTGGGTCTGAGTATCTACACAGTGTCCTCTGAAGTGGCTGATTTTTTAACGTGGCTTGGTTATGTTAATTCTCTGATCAACCCTCTGCTCTATACAAGTTTTAATGAAGACTTTAAACTggcttttaaaaagctaattaagTGCCGAGAACATGTGTAG